One genomic window of Lytechinus variegatus isolate NC3 chromosome 1, Lvar_3.0, whole genome shotgun sequence includes the following:
- the LOC121427578 gene encoding solute carrier organic anion transporter family member 4A1-like — MSGDVFHHGHTSQVALSEQDELDIERGKSSDPLPSSTSKTASSPIKLSEINAAPRDGYDSVNGVVVDDVSPDLDCGWFSCRPGWLQHLRKPPFLLVSLCFATILQGMIVNGFTPSSITSIERRFLLSSQSTGILVSVYDFTNIIFVLFVVYVGGRGHKIRWVGVGCVLIGVSGILYALPHFTTPPYSYVDAISSGNNGSSSSGVCNRNRSGEDDACSSSGGGSDSNLSNYIYLFCAAQVVAGIGSLPLYTLGLTVMDESISSKAYGPYFGTFFACVVLGPGLGFILSGSFLDIFTEITIPEGVMLSPSDPGWVGAWWLGFIIVGCTIILLIIPFSLFPKEFPTTARIRAEKSVEAHANSGLDITTRAGFGERPSDLLRALRYLLTNPTFVFTCLGGVADALLINGFNAFLPKVFENQFSLSAGFATIVTGVLSIFGGFFGSLSAGFVLRRFNLKIRGLLKLIAAANLISGLLTFIFLWHCPQQNLAGVTEPYTNTKGNTGTNLTSECNSDCSCAAEQFLPVCGGNGINYFTPCHAGCDVNSGNGTYTECTCLEGPLETVESGLCQTSCSYQPYIWSVLAAAFVFIVFFAQIPELNVILRCVPDSQRSMAVGLTSLLKRGLGSVPGPIIVGAVIDQACILWQDVCGTRGSCWIYDNASLSWRLTVIALALKAAACCMYLIAMVCYRPALVQDNEVSGRENKGANFEKDIN, encoded by the exons ATGTCAGGTGACGTGTTTCACCATGGACACACCTCACAGGTAGCTTTATCTGAACAGGATGAACTCGACATCGAACGAGGTAAATCATCCGATCCTCTTCCCTCATCGACGTCAAAGACGGCCTCTTCACCTATCAAGCTCTCTGAGATCAATGCGGCACCACGTGACGGGTACGATAGCGTGAACGGAGTCGTGGTTGATGATGTTTCACCTGATCTTGATTGTGGATGGTTTAGTTGTCGACCTGGGTGGTTACAGCACCTCAGAAAGCCACCTTTTCTTCTAGTTTCTCTTTGCTTCGCAACCATTCTCCAA GGTATGATAGTAAATGGCTTTACCCCCAGCTCTATCACATCGATAGAACGTCGCTTTCTACTTTCCAGTCAGAGCACGGGTATTCTTGTGAGCGTTTACGATTTTACCAACATCATCTTCGTGCTCTTTGTAGTGTACGTAGGAGGGCGTGGTCATAAGATCCGATGGGTGGGCGTTGGCTGTGTTCTGATTGGTGTATCCGGTATTCTGTACGCTCTACCCCATTTTACAACTCCACCTTACTCCTATGTGGATGCTATCAGCAGTGGTAATAATGGATCCTCTAGTAGTGGGGTGTGTAACCGCAATAGAAGTGGAGAGGATGACGCATGTTCGTCGAGTGGTGGTGGTTCGGATTCGAACCTTTCGAACTACATCTACCTTTTCTGTGCAGCACAGGTGGTTGCTGGAATAGGATCTCTGCCTCTGTACACGTTGGGTCTTACTGTTATGGACGAATCTATATCCAGCAAGGCGTATGGACCTTACTTCG GGACGTTTTTCGCATGTGTTGTTCTTGGACCTGGTCTAGGATTCATCTTATCCGGTTCATTTTTAGACATTTTCACAGAGATAACCATTCCTGAGGG TGTAATGTTATCACCGTCTGATCCAGGTTGGGTTGGAGCTTGGTGGCTAGGATTCATCATAGTTGGTTGCACCATAATCCTCTTGATTATACCCTTCAGTCTCTTCCCAAAAGAGTTTCCAA CAACTGCTAGGATCCGGGCAGAGAAATCTGTCGAAGCTCATGCCAATTCCGGTTTGGACATAACAACACGAGCTGGTTTTGGAGAGCGACCGTCAGACCTTTTGAGGGCGCTTCGCTACCTGTTGACCAACCCTACCTTTGTGTTCACGTGTTTAGGAGGGGTAGCTGATGCCCTCCTCATTAATGGGTTCAATGCTTTCCTGCCAAAGGTCTTCGAGAATCAGTTCTCTCTTTCAGCTGGATTCGCTACAATAGTGACAG GTGTCCTGAGTATCTTTGGAGGGTTCTTTGGCTCCCTGTCCGCTGGGTTCGTACTCAGGCGGTTCAACCTGAAGATCCGAGGCTTACTCAAACTAATAGCAGCAGCAAACCTTATTTCAGGATTGTTAACTTTCATCTTTCTTTGGCATTGTCCCCAGCAGAATCTAGCTGGTGTTACAGAGCCATATACCAACACGAAAGG AAACACCGGAACAAACTTGACATCTGAATGCAATTCTGACTGCTCCTGTGCCGCGGAACAGTTTCTCCCAGTATGTGGTGGAAATGGTATAAACTATTTCACACCTTGCCATGCAGGCTGTGATGTAAACTCTGGAAATGGG ACCTACACAGAGTGTACATGTCTAGAAGGACCATTGGAGACTGTGGAATCCGGGTTGTGTCAGACATCATGCAGCTATCAACCCTATATCTGGTCCGTACTCGCTGCCGCGTTCGTCTTCATAGTCTTCTTCGCTCAGATTCCAGAGCTCAATGTCATCCTCAG ATGTGTACCTGATTCTCAAAGGTCAATGGCTGTTGGACTTACTTCACTACTGAAACGTGGGCTAG GTTCAGTTCCAGGACCTATCATAGTTGGTGCTGTGATAGACCAAGCCTGTATTCTCTGGCAGGACGTATGTGGAACACGTGGTTCTTGCTGGATCTACGACAATGCAAGCTTATCCTGGAGACTGACCGTTATAGCACTGGCTCTTAAAGCAGCAGCTTGCTGTATGTATCTCATTGCTATGGTATGCTACAGACCGGCTTTAGTGCAGGACAATGAGGTTTCCGGCAGAGAAAACAAAGGTGCAAACTTTGAAAAGGACATTAATTGA